In Nocardioides marinus, one DNA window encodes the following:
- a CDS encoding cytochrome ubiquinol oxidase subunit I — translation MLTPDLVVDAMQLAGTAEPAGLLPARQQMALSLGWHIVLACFGVAFPAMIFVMHLRGIRREDPVALGLARRWAKVSAVLFAIGAVSGTVLSFEMGLLWPGLMGTYGDVLGLPFAFEGLAFFLEAIFLGIYLYGWGRMPAKRHVLMVLPMAITGIVGAYCVVAVNAWMNVPTGFRLVGGEVTDVQPWAVLFNQHAFLQFAHMWVGAYMVAGFSVAGVYAAGMLRGRRDAHHRLGFMVPFVFASIAAVTQPFVGHVLGFGLDERQPAKLAAFELAETTESPSPLRLGGVVVDGEVVGAIDIPVLGSLIAMNSLDDPVPGLDTIPEEDRPPVNITHLAFQTMVGVGTLLAAGVTWFWVQRWRGRDLLTKRWFLRAAAAAGPLAVIALEAGWVATEVGRQPWVVYGVMRTPDAVGDYTSALWWLLGISALIYAGMTAAAVIVLRSMARRWRSGETDLPSPYAPETVDSSS, via the coding sequence GTGCTGACTCCCGATCTCGTCGTCGACGCAATGCAGCTCGCCGGGACCGCGGAGCCCGCGGGGCTTCTCCCGGCCCGTCAGCAGATGGCTCTGTCCTTGGGATGGCACATCGTGCTGGCGTGCTTCGGGGTTGCCTTCCCGGCGATGATTTTCGTGATGCACCTGCGCGGGATCCGCCGTGAGGACCCGGTCGCCCTGGGGTTGGCCCGCAGGTGGGCGAAGGTCTCGGCAGTGCTTTTCGCGATCGGCGCGGTCTCCGGCACGGTGCTCAGCTTCGAGATGGGTCTGTTGTGGCCCGGCCTGATGGGGACTTACGGGGACGTGCTCGGACTGCCGTTCGCGTTCGAGGGTCTGGCGTTCTTCCTTGAGGCCATCTTCCTTGGCATCTACCTGTACGGCTGGGGACGGATGCCGGCGAAGCGGCACGTCCTGATGGTCCTGCCGATGGCGATCACCGGCATCGTCGGCGCCTACTGCGTGGTCGCGGTGAACGCCTGGATGAACGTGCCGACCGGTTTCCGCCTCGTCGGCGGGGAGGTCACGGACGTCCAGCCTTGGGCGGTGCTGTTCAATCAGCACGCCTTCCTTCAGTTCGCCCACATGTGGGTCGGCGCCTATATGGTGGCGGGCTTCAGCGTTGCGGGGGTCTATGCGGCCGGGATGCTGCGCGGGCGCCGCGACGCACATCACCGGTTGGGCTTCATGGTGCCCTTCGTCTTCGCGTCCATCGCCGCGGTCACCCAGCCGTTCGTGGGGCATGTGCTCGGGTTCGGGTTGGACGAGCGACAGCCGGCGAAGCTGGCCGCGTTCGAGCTGGCGGAGACAACCGAGAGCCCGTCGCCGCTTCGGCTCGGCGGCGTTGTGGTCGACGGGGAGGTCGTGGGTGCGATCGACATTCCTGTTCTCGGCTCGCTGATCGCGATGAACTCGCTCGACGACCCTGTGCCTGGCCTGGACACCATCCCCGAGGAGGACCGACCGCCGGTCAACATCACGCATCTGGCCTTCCAGACGATGGTCGGCGTCGGCACGTTGCTCGCCGCAGGTGTCACCTGGTTCTGGGTCCAGCGCTGGAGAGGGCGTGACCTGCTCACGAAGAGGTGGTTTCTCAGGGCTGCGGCGGCCGCTGGTCCGCTGGCCGTGATTGCGCTTGAGGCCGGATGGGTGGCGACCGAGGTCGGACGGCAGCCCTGGGTCGTGTACGGAGTGATGCGCACCCCGGACGCGGTCGGCGACTACACCTCGGCATTGTGGTGGTTGCTGGGGATAAGTGCGTTGATCTATGCCGGGATGACCGCAGCCGCGGTCATCGTGCTCAGGTCCATGGCCCGGCGCTGGCGCAGCGGTGAGACCGATCTCCCGAGCCCGTACGCGCCCGAGACCGTGGATTCGTCGTCATGA
- a CDS encoding cytochrome d ubiquinol oxidase subunit II, whose translation MSLEVAVAAAMFAGVIAYAVLGGADFGSGFFDLTAGSSRRGAELRTLVDHSIGPVWEANHVWLIYVLVIWWTGFPESFAATMSTLVVPLLLALLGIVLRGASFAFRKYSATLRQARLFGVIFAVSSVITPFFLGTVAGAIASGRVPMEEDGDRWSSWLNPTSLFGGAIAVGTCAFLAGVFLAADAHRSRRSRLAEDLRARSLGVGLVTGALVFAALVPISMDAPVLADGLAGRAAPLVVMAGLAGVATLVLVWRRRYSMARWPAVVAVASVVSGWGVAQYPWLLVDHVTIRAAAGASATLQGLLVAVGFAVVLVLPPLIYLLRLTQTEEWTRH comes from the coding sequence ATGAGTCTCGAGGTGGCTGTCGCAGCGGCGATGTTCGCGGGCGTCATCGCGTACGCCGTGCTGGGCGGCGCGGACTTCGGCTCGGGATTCTTCGACCTCACGGCGGGTAGCAGCCGGCGTGGCGCCGAGCTGCGAACCCTGGTCGACCACAGCATCGGACCCGTGTGGGAGGCCAACCACGTGTGGCTGATCTACGTGCTGGTGATCTGGTGGACAGGATTCCCGGAGTCGTTCGCCGCGACAATGTCGACGCTGGTCGTGCCGTTGCTTCTGGCGCTGCTGGGCATCGTGCTGCGCGGCGCCAGTTTCGCGTTCCGCAAGTACTCCGCCACCCTGCGCCAGGCGCGGCTGTTCGGTGTGATCTTCGCCGTGTCCTCGGTCATCACACCGTTCTTCCTCGGCACGGTCGCCGGGGCAATCGCGTCAGGTCGGGTGCCGATGGAGGAGGATGGCGACCGTTGGTCGTCCTGGCTCAACCCGACGTCTCTGTTCGGTGGGGCCATCGCGGTCGGCACCTGCGCGTTCCTGGCCGGCGTGTTCCTCGCCGCCGATGCACATCGCAGTCGCCGATCACGGCTGGCGGAGGACCTTCGGGCGCGCTCGCTCGGAGTGGGGCTCGTGACCGGTGCGCTCGTGTTCGCCGCACTGGTGCCGATCTCGATGGACGCGCCGGTGCTGGCCGACGGCCTCGCCGGGCGCGCGGCTCCACTCGTCGTGATGGCCGGGCTGGCAGGCGTGGCGACGCTCGTGCTGGTGTGGCGCCGTCGCTACTCGATGGCGCGATGGCCCGCGGTCGTCGCCGTCGCGTCTGTGGTGTCAGGATGGGGTGTGGCCCAATACCCCTGGCTGCTCGTCGATCATGTGACGATCCGTGCCGCCGCCGGCGCGTCAGCCACCTTGCAGGGCCTCCTGGTTGCCGTGGGGTTCGCCGTGGTCTTGGTGTTACCGCCGTTGATCTACCTGCTGCGACTCACCCAGACCGAGGAGTGGACGCGACACTGA
- a CDS encoding helix-turn-helix domain-containing protein, with protein sequence MTGANPASRPQASRDEDLRAIHLRDQGFVTASRQGRHVENHLDDDHIGELIEQALSRADHARLGLVDRDDTNSGLDANP encoded by the coding sequence GTGACCGGCGCTAACCCTGCAAGCCGGCCCCAGGCCAGCCGCGACGAAGACTTGCGGGCGATTCACTTGCGTGACCAGGGCTTCGTCACAGCTTCGCGTCAAGGTCGCCACGTCGAGAACCACCTTGACGACGACCACATCGGCGAGCTGATCGAACAGGCCCTCAGCCGCGCCGACCACGCGCGGCTCGGCCTCGTCGATCGCGACGACACGAACTCAGGACTCGACGCAAATCCCTGA
- a CDS encoding transposase, with translation MGRRAYPPEFRRKVIGLLKEGCLVGQVAYDLGISEASIYVWRRQDRIDKGADAVRCRARKTMAMSAGGGQRRPGCRCGPPPPRGYWSCVRGGRAGERSR, from the coding sequence GTGGGCAGACGGGCTTATCCGCCGGAGTTTCGGCGCAAGGTGATCGGCTTGCTTAAGGAAGGGTGCTTGGTCGGCCAGGTCGCGTACGACTTGGGTATCAGCGAGGCCTCGATCTACGTCTGGCGTCGACAGGACAGGATCGACAAGGGCGCCGATGCGGTGCGATGCCGAGCGCGGAAGACGATGGCTATGTCTGCGGGGGGCGGTCAGCGACGGCCGGGTTGCCGATGTGGTCCTCCACCGCCTCGGGGGTACTGGTCGTGCGTTCGGGGCGGGCGTGCAGGAGAGCGATCACGATGA
- the lnt gene encoding apolipoprotein N-acyltransferase, whose amino-acid sequence MAARAAQTGEKAPASVDRPRRRRRLARLAAASLAGVAAAGASAPWEQRWLLPLAVAALVLLLQREPLRHAFAMGLLFGFGYTLVLTGWMRAVGTDAWLLMSPVVAGYYALAGLGIALAGRLRGWPMWTASVWVALETAMSTWPLGGFPWTRLAWATVDTPFALWLPWVGASGVSFLVALASAMLAWVVREGKARPIGAVVVIGAALLVGSAPVLVRPESLTSSWEAGLPTVTVAAVQGDVPGAGNDLVAVHEQVTENHVQATVDLAERVESGAVPRPDFVLWPENSTAVDPFADEQTNAGISRAVAAVGVPVLVGAIVDGPRPDAVLNQGLAWLPDGSTKERYTKRHPVPFGEYVPFRSLLSGLQIGRLDMIPRDMIAGTRTRPLDIAGTRVADLICFDVAFDDSVAAQIENGGQMVTVQTSNATFTGTSQQMQQFTISRARAMETGRTVVVASTNGISGVIGPDGTVRAQLEPRTTDIAVAQVALVNEHTPAVRYGSLIRQLLVLAGLTAVIAAVIGRGLPRLRGLRSWRRR is encoded by the coding sequence ATGGCGGCCCGCGCAGCCCAGACGGGTGAGAAGGCCCCGGCATCCGTCGACCGGCCTCGACGCCGCCGTCGGCTCGCACGACTCGCGGCGGCATCGCTGGCCGGGGTTGCCGCCGCGGGAGCCAGCGCTCCGTGGGAGCAGCGCTGGCTCCTACCGTTGGCGGTCGCCGCGCTGGTGCTCCTGCTGCAGCGGGAGCCGCTGCGCCACGCGTTTGCGATGGGGCTGCTGTTCGGGTTCGGATACACGCTCGTCCTGACGGGATGGATGCGGGCCGTCGGCACCGACGCCTGGCTGCTGATGAGCCCCGTTGTCGCCGGCTACTACGCCCTCGCCGGCCTCGGGATCGCGCTGGCGGGTCGGCTGCGCGGCTGGCCGATGTGGACCGCGAGCGTGTGGGTGGCGCTCGAGACCGCGATGTCGACCTGGCCGCTCGGTGGCTTCCCGTGGACCCGGCTGGCTTGGGCCACCGTGGACACCCCGTTCGCGCTGTGGCTGCCGTGGGTCGGCGCCAGCGGCGTCAGCTTCCTGGTAGCCCTGGCCAGCGCCATGCTTGCCTGGGTGGTCCGGGAGGGCAAGGCACGCCCGATAGGGGCGGTCGTGGTCATTGGCGCCGCACTGCTGGTCGGCTCCGCGCCGGTCCTGGTCCGGCCCGAGTCGTTGACGTCGTCATGGGAGGCCGGGCTGCCGACCGTGACGGTCGCCGCGGTGCAGGGCGACGTTCCCGGCGCCGGGAACGACCTGGTCGCCGTCCATGAGCAGGTGACCGAGAACCACGTCCAGGCCACCGTTGACCTCGCCGAGCGGGTCGAATCCGGCGCCGTCCCCCGGCCCGACTTCGTGCTGTGGCCGGAGAACTCCACCGCCGTCGACCCCTTCGCGGATGAGCAGACCAACGCAGGGATCTCCCGCGCCGTGGCAGCGGTCGGGGTGCCGGTGTTGGTGGGTGCCATCGTCGACGGTCCTCGCCCGGACGCCGTGCTCAACCAGGGACTGGCGTGGCTGCCGGACGGCTCGACCAAGGAGCGCTACACCAAACGCCACCCGGTGCCGTTCGGCGAGTACGTGCCCTTCCGCAGCCTGCTCTCCGGACTCCAGATCGGGCGCCTGGACATGATCCCGCGCGACATGATCGCCGGCACTCGCACACGGCCACTCGACATCGCCGGCACACGCGTCGCGGACCTGATCTGCTTCGACGTCGCGTTCGACGACTCCGTCGCCGCGCAGATCGAGAACGGCGGCCAGATGGTGACGGTGCAGACCAGCAACGCCACCTTCACCGGAACCTCGCAGCAAATGCAGCAGTTCACCATCAGCCGGGCTCGTGCCATGGAGACCGGCCGCACCGTGGTGGTCGCCTCCACCAACGGAATCAGCGGCGTCATCGGCCCGGACGGCACGGTCCGGGCCCAGCTGGAACCGAGGACGACCGACATCGCGGTCGCTCAGGTCGCGCTGGTCAACGAACACACGCCTGCAGTGCGCTACGGCTCGCTCATCCGACAACTCTTGGTCCTGGCAGGTCTCACGGCTGTCATCGCGGCGGTGATCGGTCGCGGACTCCCGAGGCTGCGTGGCCTTCGCAGCTGGCGGCGCCGATAG
- a CDS encoding cadmium resistance transporter has protein sequence MIGPALQAIGLFLVTNIDDIIVLSLFFARGAGQRGTTTRIIAGQYLGFGGILLASVAVTFGAGLFLPDEAIPYFGLIPLLLGVYAGWRVWRNGDDDDDDSLADRPISALAVAAVTFANGGDNIGVYVPVFLAVGTGALVAYCVVFLALVLVLVLAAKFVATRKPIAEVLERWEHILFPLVLIVLGLVILIEGGAFGL, from the coding sequence ATGATCGGCCCCGCGTTGCAGGCGATTGGCCTGTTTCTAGTCACCAACATCGACGACATCATCGTCTTGTCCCTGTTCTTCGCACGCGGAGCCGGGCAACGAGGTACCACCACCAGAATCATCGCCGGGCAGTACCTCGGATTCGGTGGCATTCTGCTGGCCTCCGTCGCGGTGACCTTCGGCGCGGGACTGTTCCTTCCCGACGAAGCCATCCCGTACTTCGGCCTCATCCCACTCCTTCTGGGTGTCTACGCGGGCTGGCGGGTCTGGCGAAACGGGGACGATGATGACGACGACAGCCTCGCCGACAGGCCGATCAGCGCCCTGGCGGTGGCTGCGGTCACCTTCGCCAACGGCGGAGACAACATCGGGGTCTACGTGCCGGTGTTCCTCGCGGTCGGCACCGGGGCGCTCGTGGCCTACTGCGTGGTGTTCCTGGCTCTCGTCCTCGTCCTCGTCCTGGCCGCGAAGTTCGTGGCCACCCGCAAGCCGATCGCGGAGGTGCTCGAGCGGTGGGAGCACATCTTGTTCCCTCTCGTGCTCATCGTGCTCGGCCTCGTCATCTTGATCGAGGGCGGTGCGTTCGGCTTGTGA
- the lspA gene encoding signal peptidase II, which produces MAVLLAAATVAAIDLSAKAVSEARLADSSVDLGLIQLRLAYNPGVAFSMGDKLPAGVIVAITAAISILFAVYAWHRAPQAGWVERIAGGAVIGGAVANVVDRARDGVVTDYLHTGWWPTFNLADTFIVTGCIAIALLYARPERASSTPASVKDDSGAPSISEP; this is translated from the coding sequence GTGGCGGTCCTGCTGGCGGCCGCCACGGTGGCCGCGATCGACCTCAGCGCGAAGGCCGTCTCCGAGGCCCGGCTGGCCGACTCCTCGGTTGACCTCGGCCTGATCCAGCTGCGGCTGGCCTACAACCCCGGCGTGGCGTTCAGCATGGGCGACAAGCTGCCCGCCGGGGTGATCGTGGCCATCACCGCAGCGATCTCGATCTTATTCGCCGTCTACGCATGGCACCGGGCCCCCCAAGCGGGGTGGGTCGAGCGGATCGCCGGCGGCGCCGTGATCGGCGGCGCGGTCGCCAACGTGGTCGACCGCGCCCGCGACGGCGTGGTCACCGACTACCTGCACACCGGCTGGTGGCCCACCTTCAACCTCGCCGACACCTTCATCGTCACCGGATGCATCGCAATCGCTCTGCTGTACGCCCGCCCAGAACGCGCATCGAGCACGCCAGCGTCGGTGAAGGACGATTCCGGCGCACCTTCCATCTCCGAGCCTTGA
- a CDS encoding heavy metal translocating P-type ATPase, translated as MTDACGCGHDEPRNDDGELEEHEPERLWEVTELRFAALAGLFLITGYIADLNDASQGVVTGLNAVALALGAWTFVPSTLKRLAKGKIGVGTLMTIAAIGAVILGEVAEAAMLAFLYSISEGLEEYAVARTRRGLRALLSLVPAEATILRAGAQVTVSPADLVIGDLLLVRPGERVATDGVIRTGRTALDVSALTGESVPVEAGAGDTVYAGSINGTGVLEVEVTTTAEDNSLARIVTIVEAEQSRKGNAQRLADRIAKPLVPGIMILAAIIAIIGSLLGDPATWIERALVVLVAASPCALAISVPVTVVAAIGAASRIGALVKGGAALEALGRIRTVALDKTGTLTRNQPAVVDVATAAGHTRDHVLDVAAALESRSEHPLARAILAAVPEHRDAEGVEAVTGAGLTGTVAGRPARLGRPGWIPAGELAEPVAAMQEAGATAVLVEYDGAVIGAVAVRDDLRAEAAEVVARLRDGGYEVAMLTGDNDRTAAALAAQAGIADVHAELRPEDKSTIIARLRESRPTAMVGDGVNDAPALATADVGIAMGAMGSDVAIETADIALMGEDLRHLPHNLTHARRARSIMLQNVALSLSLIAILIPLAALGVLGLAAVVLVHEIAEILVIGNGVRAGRARPLPPAPAGTQPTPAHMPAEAAAR; from the coding sequence GTGACGGACGCCTGCGGCTGCGGCCACGACGAGCCCCGCAACGACGACGGCGAGCTGGAGGAACACGAGCCCGAACGGCTCTGGGAGGTCACTGAACTCCGCTTCGCCGCTCTCGCCGGTCTCTTCCTGATCACCGGGTACATCGCCGACCTCAACGACGCCAGCCAGGGCGTGGTCACCGGACTGAACGCCGTCGCGCTGGCGCTCGGCGCCTGGACGTTCGTCCCCAGCACCCTCAAGCGACTAGCCAAGGGCAAGATCGGCGTCGGCACCCTGATGACGATCGCCGCGATCGGCGCGGTCATCCTCGGCGAGGTCGCCGAAGCAGCGATGCTGGCCTTCCTCTACTCCATCAGCGAGGGCCTGGAGGAGTACGCCGTCGCCCGCACCCGCCGCGGGCTGCGCGCCCTGCTGTCCCTGGTCCCGGCCGAGGCCACCATCCTCCGCGCCGGCGCCCAGGTCACCGTCTCCCCCGCCGACCTGGTGATCGGCGACCTGCTCCTAGTCCGCCCAGGTGAGCGCGTCGCCACCGACGGCGTCATCCGCACCGGCCGCACCGCCCTGGACGTCTCCGCGCTCACCGGCGAATCCGTCCCCGTCGAGGCCGGCGCCGGCGACACCGTCTACGCCGGCTCCATCAACGGCACCGGAGTCCTCGAAGTCGAGGTCACCACCACCGCCGAGGACAACTCCCTGGCCCGGATCGTCACCATCGTCGAGGCCGAGCAGTCCCGCAAGGGCAACGCTCAGCGCCTCGCCGACCGGATCGCCAAGCCGCTGGTGCCCGGGATCATGATCCTCGCCGCGATCATCGCGATCATCGGTAGCCTGCTGGGTGACCCGGCGACGTGGATCGAGCGCGCCCTGGTCGTCCTGGTCGCCGCCTCCCCGTGTGCGCTGGCGATCTCCGTGCCGGTCACCGTGGTCGCCGCCATCGGCGCCGCGAGCCGCATCGGCGCCCTGGTCAAGGGCGGTGCCGCCCTGGAGGCCCTCGGCCGGATCCGAACCGTCGCCCTGGACAAGACCGGCACGCTCACCCGCAACCAGCCGGCCGTGGTCGACGTCGCCACCGCTGCGGGCCACACCCGTGACCACGTTCTGGACGTCGCGGCAGCCCTGGAGTCCCGCAGCGAGCATCCGCTGGCCCGGGCCATCCTCGCCGCGGTCCCCGAGCACCGCGACGCCGAGGGGGTCGAGGCCGTCACCGGCGCCGGCCTGACCGGAACGGTCGCCGGGCGGCCCGCCCGGCTCGGACGGCCCGGCTGGATCCCCGCCGGCGAGCTCGCCGAGCCGGTCGCCGCCATGCAGGAGGCCGGCGCGACGGCGGTGCTGGTCGAGTACGACGGGGCCGTGATCGGCGCCGTCGCCGTCCGCGACGATCTCCGTGCCGAGGCCGCCGAGGTGGTTGCCCGGCTCCGCGACGGCGGCTACGAGGTCGCCATGCTCACCGGCGACAACGACCGCACCGCCGCCGCCCTGGCCGCCCAGGCTGGCATCGCCGACGTGCACGCCGAGCTCCGTCCCGAGGACAAGTCCACCATCATCGCCCGCCTCCGCGAGAGCCGGCCGACCGCGATGGTCGGCGACGGCGTCAACGACGCCCCGGCGCTCGCCACCGCCGACGTCGGGATCGCGATGGGAGCGATGGGCAGCGACGTGGCCATCGAGACCGCCGACATCGCACTGATGGGCGAGGACCTGCGCCACCTACCGCACAACCTGACCCACGCCCGCCGCGCCCGGTCGATCATGCTGCAGAACGTCGCCCTCTCCCTCAGCCTGATCGCCATCCTGATCCCGCTCGCCGCCCTCGGCGTGCTCGGGCTCGCCGCGGTGGTGCTGGTCCACGAGATCGCCGAGATCCTGGTGATCGGCAACGGCGTCCGCGCCGGCCGCGCCCGACCGCTACCGCCCGCACCAGCGGGCACACAGCCGACGCCGGCGCACATGCCGGCGGAAGCCGCCGCGAGGTGA
- a CDS encoding ArsR/SmtB family transcription factor produces MPMTTPKADPALQRGAALFHGLADRNRLAIVRQLSAGERRVVDLTNTLGLAQGTVSGHLACLRDCGLVVGRPEGRQMFYSIAHPELMDLLAAAEQLLGLTGEAVEICPRYGPVDTHPHPQTETIPTTTEEVAP; encoded by the coding sequence ATGCCAATGACAACGCCCAAAGCTGACCCGGCGCTGCAGCGCGGCGCGGCACTGTTCCACGGGCTCGCGGACCGCAACCGGCTGGCGATCGTCCGACAGCTGTCCGCGGGCGAACGCCGGGTGGTGGACCTGACCAACACGCTCGGCCTGGCCCAGGGCACCGTCTCCGGGCATCTGGCCTGCCTGCGCGACTGCGGCTTAGTCGTCGGCCGACCCGAGGGTCGGCAGATGTTCTACTCCATCGCCCACCCCGAGTTGATGGACCTCCTCGCGGCGGCCGAGCAGCTCTTGGGCTTGACCGGCGAGGCCGTGGAGATCTGCCCCCGCTACGGCCCAGTGGACACCCACCCGCATCCTCAGACCGAGACCATTCCCACCACGACGGAGGAAGTAGCGCCGTGA
- a CDS encoding peroxiredoxin family protein, producing the protein MATTAVRRERSGMSESGPEPGWFVGLLLRRRGVVLLVALLLMALAGVAGRDAGDKLVSGAYLDPSAESQQAAELLTHQFPGDPPNLVLIVETTTGTLNSSEVAQSGRALTEQLAETPGVAGVQSYWTTPDPALRGADDRSADVTVLPIVMNTREQITADMTANGVTTPFLLDDGTVSEAYGTLGKGMHAGLPGHSFVLIDRQGRQRWYGEYPSMWLAPQDLLDEIRSNLSA; encoded by the coding sequence ATGGCGACGACAGCGGTGCGCCGCGAGCGGAGCGGGATGAGCGAGTCGGGTCCGGAGCCCGGGTGGTTCGTCGGTCTGCTGCTCCGTCGCCGCGGCGTGGTGCTGCTGGTGGCGTTACTGCTGATGGCTCTGGCTGGCGTGGCCGGGCGGGATGCTGGCGACAAGCTCGTTTCTGGTGCCTACCTGGACCCCTCGGCAGAGTCACAACAGGCAGCCGAACTCCTGACCCACCAGTTCCCCGGCGACCCCCCGAACCTGGTCCTGATCGTCGAGACAACCACTGGCACCCTGAACTCTTCCGAAGTCGCACAGTCAGGCCGCGCGCTCACCGAGCAGCTGGCCGAGACGCCCGGAGTCGCCGGTGTGCAGTCCTACTGGACGACACCGGACCCGGCGCTGCGCGGCGCCGACGACCGGTCAGCCGACGTCACCGTGCTGCCGATCGTGATGAACACCCGCGAGCAGATCACCGCCGACATGACCGCCAACGGAGTCACCACACCGTTCCTGCTCGACGACGGCACGGTCTCCGAGGCCTACGGAACCCTCGGCAAAGGCATGCATGCCGGACTGCCCGGGCACAGCTTCGTGCTCATCGACAGGCAGGGTCGACAGCGCTGGTACGGCGAATACCCCTCCATGTGGCTGGCACCCCAGGACCTGCTCGACGAGATCCGCAGCAACCTCAGCGCCTGA
- a CDS encoding metal-sensitive transcriptional regulator has product MAAEPGYLTEKQAVLTRLRRIEGQIRGLQRLVDEEQYCIDILTQVSAATKALEGVALVLLDQHLEHCLTHATDPAEAQQKLNEASAAIRRLVRS; this is encoded by the coding sequence ATGGCAGCCGAACCGGGATACCTCACCGAGAAGCAGGCAGTGCTGACCCGGCTGCGCCGCATCGAGGGCCAGATTCGCGGCCTGCAGCGCCTGGTGGACGAGGAGCAGTACTGCATCGACATCCTCACCCAGGTCTCGGCGGCGACGAAGGCCCTCGAAGGCGTGGCGCTCGTTCTCCTCGACCAGCACCTCGAGCACTGCCTGACCCACGCCACCGACCCCGCCGAGGCCCAACAGAAGCTCAACGAGGCCTCCGCAGCGATCCGACGACTCGTCCGCTCATGA
- a CDS encoding heavy-metal-associated domain-containing protein encodes MTTTSYDVTGMTCGHCASAVTSELKSLDGVSDVSVDLVAGGTSSVTVTSAQPLDRAQVAAALDEAGDYHLA; translated from the coding sequence ATGACCACGACCAGCTACGACGTGACGGGGATGACCTGCGGCCACTGCGCCAGCGCCGTCACCAGCGAGCTCAAGAGCCTGGACGGCGTCAGCGACGTCTCCGTCGACCTCGTCGCCGGCGGGACCTCCTCGGTCACCGTGACCAGCGCCCAGCCCCTCGATCGGGCACAGGTCGCCGCAGCCCTCGACGAGGCCGGCGACTACCACCTCGCCTGA